Sequence from the Molothrus aeneus isolate 106 chromosome 7, BPBGC_Maene_1.0, whole genome shotgun sequence genome:
AACCCCCCACAGACCCACCAAATTACCCCCCAGAACCCCAGATCACCCCCTGGGACTCTTCAAGACCATCCCTTTCCCCCAGGGCCCCCCCTCAATCCAGTTCCAGCCCTCCCCATGTCCTTGTCCTCCCCATCCTCGTGACATGCTGGGCCTGTTCTCCCCCATGCAACATCCTTGCATATCCTCCAATGTCATTCTGTGGTTCCAGacatccctgtgtcctgccacCTTCAGAGGCTGCATGGATTGAGAgttccctgtgctcctcctgctgtgctggcactgtcccccctgtcccatCGAAGTGTCCCCATGTTCCCATGGCTGAGGGTATTCCCAAGGTGTTCCCAGAGTGGtgctttccccctccctcccacctGGGAgatcccaggctgtccccatcATGATGTTCCCACGTCCCCACTCCCCAGTGTATCCCCAGAtgttcctgtccccagtgttcctctccctggggtgtccccaaagtgtctCCAGGATGACAACAAGGATGTCCCCAGGTtcctgggatgtccccagggcagtgtctcCAGGGTGTCCCTTGGTGGTGGCCCCAACCCGGGAAGTCCCCAATACCCCCATATCCCCTCCATATTGTCCCAATGTCCCCGTGCTCCCTGTGACCCCACTGCCCCCATGTGtgcccctccctgtgccctccctgctgcaggtgcgGGAGATCTGCCTGCTCTTCACCCGCGGGGTCGATTACCGCTGGCAGAGCATGGCCCTGCTGGCGCTGCAGGAGGTGGGGCTCGGGGGGCCCAGGCGTGGTGGAGGGAGgtcacagaggggctgggggggtcctATGGGTCCTGCAGGGGTATCCAGGGACtcagaggggtggggaaggggctgagggggATCTCATGGGTACTGAGAAAGTTTCCATGGGGGGCTGGGGGTCTGTGGGTGCTGCGGGGGGTATACCAGGGGGGGTCTCTGAGGCTGGGGAGGTCCAGGAACGTCTCTTTGGATGCTTGGATGAGGCTGAGAGGTTTGTTGGGTATATGTGATGGGAGCTGAAGGGGAGTCTAGGAGGGTCTCCATTGGCTGGGGGGAGGGTCTATGGGTTCTGGGACAGGGTTCCATGGATGTTGAGAGGGTCTCTGGGTGCTGGGTGGGGGGGTCCCTTATACCCGGGGTCTGTTGGGGATTGAGGATGGGTCATTGGGTGTTGATCCCCCCCTAACACATTTACAGGCACAAGGTGCTTCGGTCACCCATGTGTGGGTTTGGAGGGACCCTGCCCCCCGGGTGTGTgtttggggggggtctctgaCCCCAGGGGAAGGTGGGGGGGTTGGGGCATGCTGGGGTGCTTTGGGGACCCTCCCTCAGGTTTTGGTACACAGGCAGCAGAGGCCTTCATGGTGAGGCTGTTGGAAGACGCATACCTGTGCTCGCTACACGCCCGCCGAGTCACCCTGTTCCCCAAGGATCTGCAGCTGGCCCGGCGCCTGCGGGGACCTGAGGCAGGGGGCATATGAATGAGGACCCCCTGGGGAGTCTCTCCTGATAATCTCACACCCATAATCTTACTGGGACCTCCTATGGGACCATCATGCTGAGAAGCTCCCCTGTCCCCCGTCATGGGGTCCCCCAAGCCCCCCCACGTGGACTCACCCCATAGACTCCCCCACCTCAGGATCCCCAACAACCCCTTCAGGGACCCATCCCGTGGTGGAGGTCCCCTTCCTTAGTTCAGCACCTCTCAGATTATTGAGGACCCCTACCCATGATCTCCCTGGAACCCCCATCACCAGCATGCCAGTCCCAGGGAAACCTACCCAGGATCTCCACCCTAGTGGAGACCCTCCCAGTTCTGCTGTACCACAATAAATGTTTGTGACCCCTAGGTGCTGATGCTGGGGAGCTTGGAGGGGATTTGGAGTTGAGGCACCGCAGGGGGGGAACTCTGGAGGGGAGGAGAACCCACAGGGAGAGGGCTCTGAGAGCATTTTAGGTGAgggcacctgggatgggggccAG
This genomic interval carries:
- the LOC136558907 gene encoding histone H3-like centromeric protein A — translated: MPRPKPTPRRRGRSPTPPPPRPRARRRRPGQRALQEIRKYQSSTRLLLRPGPFARLVREICLLFTRGVDYRWQSMALLALQEAAEAFMVRLLEDAYLCSLHARRVTLFPKDLQLARRLRGPEAGGI